The following coding sequences are from one Leucoraja erinacea ecotype New England chromosome 2, Leri_hhj_1, whole genome shotgun sequence window:
- the LOC129705787 gene encoding zinc finger MYM-type protein 5-like produces the protein MASTSRDRDKGRQYLSGNQKRALVKAKVAENEKHRGVIKKFLVTPSLKRPYIEDEENKNYSENYDMALSPITVDKYNDDIDNKLEKDDAAVNQIEDDLNAPEDSAKAESLLMTGEKQDQTSCMSTVVINMYDDPTSWPADINKNVRDYLTMKGPPNVPVISFPRNEKGLCFSRFHCKRTLPNGESVERPWIIHSQSADRIYCFYCKLFSKNTTSTLSTSGFNNWCNLHTRLCEHEHSKNHLKATWSFGELHQRLCSGQTIDKELEKIVNEHAKHWQQVFKRLVAIVQFLAERNLAFRGTKENVVNESVHNGNFLGLVELLGKFDPVLDTHLRKIKTHKIHNHYLGKNTQNELLNIMATAVLNEILKRVKAAKYYGIILDCTPDMSHQEQMSLTIGDVSDGNLAPSGVYEHFIKFIR, from the coding sequence ATGGCAAGCACAAGCAGAGATCGAGACAAAGGGCGTCAATATTTAAGTGGCAACCAGAAACGAGCACTGGTCAAGGCTAAGGTAGCTGAAAATGAAAAACATAGAGGTGTTATCAAAAAATTCCTTGTCACTCCATCTTTGAAGCGCCCATATATTGAGGATGAAGAAAACAAAAACTATTCAGAAAATTACGATATGGCTTTGAGTCCAATTACAGTTGATAAATACAATGATGACATTGATAACAAATTAGAAAAGGATGACGCAGCTGTGAATCAAATTGAAGACGATCTCAATGCACCAGAAGACAGTGCCAAAGCAGAAAGCTTACTTATGACCGGAGAAAAACAAGACCAAACATCATGCATGAGTACAGTTGTAATTAACATGTATGATGACCCAACCAGTTGGCCAGCagatataaataaaaatgtaagaGATTATTTAACAATGAAAGGTCCTCCTAATGTTCCAGTGATCAGCTTTCCAAGAAATGAAAAGGGATTGTGTTTTTCAAGGTTTCACTGTAAGAGGACACTTCCAAATGGTGAGAGTGTTGAAAGACCTTGGATTATACACTCTCAGTCTGCTGATAGAATTTATTGCTTTTATTGCAAACTTTTTAGTAAGAACACAACCAGTACATTATCAACAAGTGGATTCAACAACTGGTGTAATCTTCATACAAGGTTATGTGAGCATGAACATTCAAAGAACCATTTGAAAGCCACATGGAGTTTCGGGGAGTTACACCAAAGACTTTGTAGTGGACAGACAATTGACAAAGAGCTTGAAAAAATCGTCAATGAACATGCAAAGCACTGGCAGCAAGTATTCAAAAGGTTAGTAGCAATAGTGCAGTTTCTTGCTGAGAGAAATTTAGCATTTAGAGGAACAAAAGAAAATGTTGTTAATGAGAGTGTGCACAATGGAAACTTTTTAGGTCTTGTGGAGCTGCTTGGAAAGTTTGACCCTGTTCTTGATACACATTTGCGAAAAATCAAAACCCACAAAATTCATAATCACTATTTAGGAAAAAATACTCAGAATGAACTACTAAACATCATGGCTACAGCTGTTTTGAATGAAATACTGAAACGTGTAAAAGCAGCTAAGTACTACGGCATTATTTTAGACTGCACACCTGATATGAGTCACCAAGAACAAATGTCTCTAACGATCGGGGATGTGTCTGATGGTAATTTGGCTCCTTCGGGTGTTTATGAACATTTCATAAAGTTTATACGTTGA